The Pectinophora gossypiella chromosome 10, ilPecGoss1.1, whole genome shotgun sequence genome contains a region encoding:
- the LOC126370241 gene encoding uncharacterized protein LOC126370241, which translates to MSPGERAALGRREPARPQYAATAPGFPPPYYPPYGVPHPNAWLGAPLISMAGRAPPSRNTPVSKLAMHAQGAPLIIQNRHDRRKYINAPEQRNQRPPAHAENMSRDRCDAPEGSRPRNQQPPRATRGGRNNNTDAVSVASDESSGSTNSETMLPRIIKPRKRRKKDRKPNNIVAHDLTAASLDLGDVDHCAVSGLVTASHGIYEESFCREMSLPYRLDVKVLEYPEPVPETYRVSALGEALEATRFGLAEAVSPAESASSCQCRYCDPVGQIWDADSIADLLDENSSGDFAPTKLEDSMKVVGPLGRRGADTTLRRSWSDPSSRVPERREPNGTDTYSAPNLYSLFPPVRRASSPEPRSPLALEISSEIVTSMNGHRDLEIKLFSTSPPATNSDRRSFFADKSESAVNRCTIASYDSKVNSAVLSDKVETSVEGKQSDDVSESARHTAYRVAAPSRNICDLALITA; encoded by the coding sequence ATGAGTCCGGGCGAGCGCGCCGCCCTCGGGCGCCGCGAACCCGCTCGCCCCCAATATGCCGCCACCGCACCGGGATTCCCGCCGCCCTACTACCCGCCCTACGGCGTGCCGCACCCCAACGCATGGCTCGGCGCGCCCCTCATCTCCATGGCGGGTCGTGCACCACCATCTCGGAATACGCCCGTCTCCAAGTTGGCCATGCACGCCCAGGGCGCTCCACTTATCATACAAAACAGACACGATCGACGAAAGTATATCAATGCACCTGAGCAGCGCAATCAGCGACCACCCGCGCACGCCGAGAACATGTCCAGGGACAGGTGTGATGCGCCCGAGGGGAGCAGGCCGCGCAACCAGCAGCCACCGCGTGCCACGCGAGGCGGACGTAACAATAACACGGACGCGGTCAGTGTCGCCAGCGACGAAAGTTCCGGCTCTACCAATTCCGAGACTATGTTACCCAGGATTATAAAACCTCGCAAACGGCGTAAAAAAGATAGAAAACCTAACAATATCGTAGCGCACGACTTAACAGCTGCTAGTTTGGATCTTGGCGATGTAGACCATTGTGCGGTTTCAGGCCTCGTGACAGCGTCGCATGGTATTTATGAGGAATCTTTTTGCCGTGAGATGTCTTTACCGTatcgtttagacgtgaaagtgTTAGAGTACCCGGAACCGGTACCGGAGACATATCGAGTGTCGGCATTAGGAGAGGCTTTGGAAGCGACACGATTTGGATTGGCGGAGGCTGTTTCACCCGCGGAGTCAGCTAGTTCTTGTCAGTGTCGTTATTGTGATCCTGTGGGACAGATCTGGGACGCTGATTCCATCGCAGATTTGTTGGACGAGAATTCTAGTGGCGATTTCGCTCCTACAAAATTAGAAGACTCGATGAAAGTTGTAGGACCGCTCGGTAGACGAGGCGCGGACACAACGTTACGACGCAGTTGGAGCGATCCTTCCTCCCGAGTCCCGGAGCGGCGCGAACCGAACGGTACTGATACATATTCGGCGCCTAATTTGTATTCGTTATTCCCACCTGTGAGACGAGCTAGTTCTCCCGAACCTCGATCGCCGCTCGCTTTGGAAATATCTTCTGAAATCGTTACTTCAATGAACGGTCACCGCGACCTGGAGATCAAGTTATTTTCGACCTCGCCCCCGGCGACGAACTCCGATCGTCGCTCCTTCTTTGCCGATAAAAGTGAAAGTGCTGTGAACAGATGCACAATTGCGAGTTACGATTCTAAAGTGAACAGTGCGGTGTTGAGTGACAAAGTTGAAACTAGTGTTGAAGGCAAACAAAGTGATGATGTGAGTGAGTCGGCGCGACACACGGCATACAGAGTCGCTGCGCCCTCGCGTAACATTTGTGATTTAGCCTTAATTACTGCCTGA